In the Cydia splendana chromosome 2, ilCydSple1.2, whole genome shotgun sequence genome, one interval contains:
- the LOC134803357 gene encoding uncharacterized protein LOC134803357 has product MPVFPQAVMWSRKQSVCSAVSGASKGEDDPLSGGLQLYPFAIALRVRVLQIVCGIGGIVVGAVGWLEERQQVELGLGVPAGGITVLAAATSVYYSRGFGGWPSSRAGAPRAWGAPWRALGPSPCAAVPLTLLWTAALAAHIAMLAFCIRSLLNIGCGSSTCIGVAGAQLSVSVSTLAAAVFMLQLDLRYDASLSPPPRHSDMHTCTAVSMVPLTSVAVHSGNSGDADGSPHEKTKEAPSPLEPT; this is encoded by the exons TGTTTCCGCAAGCAGTAATGTGGTCGCGCAAGCAGTCAGTGTGTAGCGCGGTGAGCGGCGCGTCGAAGGGCGAAGATGATCCGCTCAGCGGCGGCCTGCAGCTCTACCCCTTCGCCATCGCTCTGCGGGTGCGGGTGCTGCAG ATCGTGTGCGGGATCGGCGGAATAGTGGTGGGAGCGGTGGGCTGGTTGGAGGAGAGACAGCAGGTCGAGCTCGGGCTTGGTGTACCGGCGGGGGGCATCACAGTGCTGGCTGCAG CAACTTCAGTGTACTACAGCCGAGGATTCGGCGGCTGGCCGTCCTCACGGGCAGGCGCGCCGCGCGCGTGGGGCGCTCCGTGGCGCGCGCTGGGCCCGTCACCCTGCGCCGCCGTGCCTCTTACGCTGCTGTGGACGGCAGCTCTAGCAGCCCACATTGCCATGCTGGCCTTTTGTATCAGATCGCTCTTGAATATAGG ATGCGGCAGCAGTACGTGCATAGGCGTGGCGGGCGCGCAGTTGTCCGTGTCCGTGTCGACGCTAGCGGCTGCTGTCTTTATGCTGCAGCTCGACCTGCGGTACGACGCGTCGCTGTCCCCGCCGCCGCGCCACTCTGACATGCATACCTGCACTGCTGTGTCTATG GTGCCGCTGACATCGGTGGCGGTGCACAGCGGGAACAGCGGCGACGCGGACGGCAGCCCACACGAGAAGACCAAAGAAGCCCCTTCGCCGCTGGAACCCACCTGA